One Actinoplanes missouriensis 431 DNA segment encodes these proteins:
- a CDS encoding alpha/beta hydrolase: MRRILAATIAASVGLLIGAGAIPATASAHGKGPGYTPPPIDWGKCASAGLNARGAECGFLVVPLDYAKPKGAKIKIAVSRIKHKSSAAQYQGVMLTNPGGPGGSGLTLSVLGEYVPDNAGSYFDWIGFDPRGVGSSVPALTCDVNYAGYNRPFYVPVTKQLEKTWLAKAKGYAKACDKAGGALLDHVKTTDTVADMESLRKALGQKQINYYGFSYGTYLGQVYATLHPDKVRKFVWDGVVNPERVWYDANLDQDIQFDKNMDVYFAWVAKYDSIYHLGKTAKVVKQKYYSTLYSLIKKPAAGKIGPDEWNDIFSSAAYYVFGWEATTEAFAAWVNDKDPSLLLEQYSEPGAAGSDNGYAMYLAVQCTDVKWPTNWSKWQRDNWKIYAKHPFMAWNNAWYNAPCITWGAKPGKPVEINGKKAPKMLLIAETNDAATPYSGALEVRKRFPKSVLVEGVGGTTHSGSLNGIACTDNIIAAYLATGDLPDRVRGNRSDAQCDPVPQPVPAGAPASTFSKRSAPAGLPADIRAEIGVR, from the coding sequence ATGCGAAGAATCCTTGCGGCCACCATCGCCGCATCCGTCGGTCTCCTGATCGGAGCCGGCGCGATCCCGGCCACGGCCTCCGCCCATGGCAAGGGGCCGGGGTACACCCCACCCCCGATCGACTGGGGTAAGTGCGCCAGCGCCGGGCTGAACGCCCGGGGCGCGGAGTGCGGTTTCCTGGTCGTTCCGCTGGACTACGCGAAGCCCAAGGGCGCCAAGATCAAGATTGCGGTGTCCCGGATCAAGCACAAGTCCAGCGCGGCGCAGTACCAGGGTGTCATGCTCACCAACCCGGGCGGCCCCGGTGGTTCCGGGCTCACGCTGTCGGTCCTCGGTGAGTACGTGCCGGATAACGCCGGCAGCTACTTCGACTGGATCGGCTTCGACCCCCGCGGCGTCGGCTCCAGCGTTCCGGCGCTGACCTGCGACGTGAACTACGCCGGCTACAACCGGCCGTTCTACGTGCCGGTCACCAAGCAGCTCGAGAAGACCTGGCTGGCCAAGGCCAAGGGCTATGCGAAGGCGTGCGACAAAGCGGGCGGCGCACTGCTCGACCACGTCAAGACCACCGACACCGTGGCCGACATGGAGAGCCTGCGGAAGGCCCTCGGCCAGAAGCAGATCAACTACTACGGCTTCTCGTACGGCACGTACCTCGGCCAGGTCTACGCCACGCTCCACCCGGACAAGGTGCGCAAGTTCGTCTGGGACGGCGTGGTGAACCCCGAGCGGGTCTGGTACGACGCGAACCTCGACCAGGACATCCAGTTCGACAAGAACATGGACGTCTACTTCGCGTGGGTCGCCAAGTACGACTCGATCTACCACCTCGGCAAGACCGCCAAGGTCGTGAAGCAGAAGTACTACTCGACCCTCTACTCGCTGATCAAGAAGCCGGCCGCCGGCAAGATCGGTCCGGACGAGTGGAACGACATCTTCTCCTCGGCCGCCTACTACGTCTTCGGCTGGGAGGCGACGACCGAGGCGTTCGCCGCCTGGGTCAACGACAAGGACCCGTCGCTCCTGCTCGAGCAGTACTCCGAGCCGGGCGCCGCGGGCTCCGACAACGGTTACGCCATGTACCTCGCGGTCCAGTGCACCGACGTCAAGTGGCCCACCAACTGGTCCAAGTGGCAGCGGGACAACTGGAAGATCTACGCGAAGCACCCGTTCATGGCGTGGAACAACGCCTGGTACAACGCTCCCTGCATCACCTGGGGCGCGAAGCCCGGCAAGCCCGTCGAGATCAACGGCAAGAAGGCTCCGAAGATGCTGCTGATCGCCGAGACGAACGATGCGGCCACGCCGTACTCGGGCGCTCTCGAGGTCCGCAAGCGGTTCCCGAAGTCGGTCCTGGTCGAGGGTGTCGGCGGCACCACGCACTCCGGCTCGCTGAACGGCATCGCCTGCACGGACAACATCATCGCGGCGTACCTGGCCACCGGCGACCTGCCGGACCGGGTCCGTGGCAACCGTTCGGACGCGCAGTGTGACCCGGTTCCGCAGCCGGTTCCGGCCGGCGCGCCGGCGTCGACGTTCTCCAAGCGTTCTGCTCCGGCGGGTCTCCCAGCGGACATCCGCGCGGAGATCGGTGTCCGCTGA
- a CDS encoding ABC transporter ATP-binding protein: MLEVKGLRKVYRSGSREVEALRDLTFTVENGDLVCLVGPSGCGKTTLLRCVSGLLDPTSGDVKVNGKAVAGPPPGMAVVFQEYGRSLFPWMSVRDNVELPLKQKKVDRSRRKELVEQALDAVGLTGTESAYPWQLSGGMQQRVAIARAVAYEPETLLMDEPFAAVDAQTRADLEDLVRELWQRLKVTVLFVTHDIDEAVYLGRRVVMLSSSPTVVQDELAIDLPAERDQLHTRADPRFVELRTHVYEQIQLAKKAAAAR, from the coding sequence GTGTTAGAGGTCAAAGGCCTGAGGAAGGTCTATCGCTCCGGGAGCCGCGAGGTGGAGGCGCTCCGCGATCTCACGTTCACCGTGGAGAACGGCGACCTGGTCTGTCTGGTCGGCCCGTCCGGCTGCGGCAAGACGACGCTGCTGCGCTGCGTCTCCGGGCTGCTCGACCCGACCAGCGGGGACGTGAAGGTGAACGGCAAGGCGGTCGCCGGTCCGCCGCCGGGCATGGCGGTCGTCTTCCAGGAGTACGGGCGCAGCCTGTTCCCCTGGATGAGCGTGCGCGACAACGTCGAGCTGCCGCTGAAGCAGAAGAAGGTCGACAGGTCCCGGCGTAAGGAGCTGGTCGAGCAGGCGCTCGACGCGGTCGGGCTCACCGGCACCGAGTCGGCGTACCCGTGGCAGCTCTCCGGCGGCATGCAGCAGCGTGTCGCCATCGCTCGGGCGGTCGCCTACGAGCCGGAGACGCTGCTGATGGACGAGCCGTTCGCGGCCGTCGACGCGCAGACCCGGGCCGACCTGGAGGACCTGGTCCGCGAACTGTGGCAGCGGCTCAAGGTGACGGTCCTGTTCGTCACGCACGACATCGACGAGGCGGTCTACCTGGGCCGCCGGGTGGTGATGCTGTCGTCCTCGCCCACCGTCGTGCAGGACGAGCTGGCGATCGACCTGCCGGCCGAGCGGGACCAGCTGCACACCCGGGCCGACCCGCGCTTCGTCGAACTGCGCACCCATGTGTACGAGCAGATCCAGCTGGCCAAGAAGGCGGCGGCCGCACGCTGA
- a CDS encoding ABC transporter permease, producing MRRLIYALALPVVLFAGWWVLSAGSESFYAPPLSDILTAFGDTWTLAALKADVLPSLLRLLAGYLLAALIGIGLGLAIGLNRRLRAVCEPVLEFFRAIPPPVLVPVIMLFAGIGDTMKIIVIVFGCVWPILLNTVEGVRAVDGVVLETARSYGVTGPARITKVILPSAGPQIAAGLRQALSIAIILMVISEMFAASNGLGFTIVQFQRSFAIPEMWSGIILLGLLGFALSLMFRLAEKRALRWYEGLRESQRRAG from the coding sequence ATGAGACGGCTGATCTACGCCCTGGCCCTGCCGGTGGTGCTGTTCGCCGGATGGTGGGTCCTCAGCGCGGGCAGCGAGAGCTTCTACGCTCCCCCGCTCTCCGACATCCTGACCGCCTTCGGCGACACCTGGACGCTCGCCGCGCTGAAGGCCGACGTGCTGCCGAGCCTGCTGCGGCTGCTCGCCGGGTACCTTCTCGCCGCCCTGATCGGGATTGGACTCGGGCTCGCGATCGGGCTCAACCGCCGGCTGCGCGCGGTCTGCGAGCCGGTGCTGGAGTTCTTCCGGGCCATCCCGCCGCCGGTCCTGGTGCCGGTGATCATGCTGTTCGCCGGCATCGGCGACACCATGAAGATCATCGTGATCGTCTTCGGCTGTGTCTGGCCGATCCTGCTGAACACGGTGGAGGGCGTCCGCGCGGTGGACGGTGTCGTGCTGGAGACCGCACGGTCGTACGGGGTGACCGGGCCGGCCCGGATCACCAAGGTGATCCTGCCGTCGGCGGGACCGCAGATCGCGGCCGGACTGCGCCAGGCGCTCTCCATCGCGATCATCCTGATGGTGATCAGCGAGATGTTCGCGGCCAGCAACGGTCTCGGCTTCACCATCGTGCAGTTCCAGCGCAGCTTCGCGATCCCCGAGATGTGGAGCGGGATCATCCTGCTCGGGCTGCTCGGCTTCGCGCTGTCGCTGATGTTCCGGCTCGCCGAGAAGCGGGCGCTGCGGTGGTACGAGGGGCTGCGCGAGTCGCAGCGCCGGGCCGGCTAG
- a CDS encoding ABC transporter permease has product MTSARRRSPARLDHPALLGVAGLAGLLLIVQLLPTLGLVDDRFLPPTSAIVSALADEAGTGQFWISLKDTLVAWGWGLLIAVSAGVLAGFGIGSVPLLRNLTASTVEFLRPIPSVALIPLAVLLYGTEIGSSLLLICYAAFWQVLVQVLYGVADVDPVAYETARSYRFSAAARVRHVLWPTALPYVFTGVRLAASVALILAITAELVIGSPGLGKDIAVAQASEAVPTMYALIVVTGILGVLINLLARTGERRLLAWHQSVRGEVPA; this is encoded by the coding sequence GTGACCTCGGCTCGCCGCCGCAGCCCGGCCCGGCTCGACCACCCCGCTCTGCTCGGGGTGGCCGGCCTGGCCGGGCTGCTCCTCATCGTGCAACTGCTGCCGACGCTCGGCCTGGTCGACGACCGCTTCCTGCCGCCCACCAGCGCGATCGTCTCGGCGCTCGCCGACGAGGCCGGCACCGGCCAGTTCTGGATCTCGCTGAAGGACACGCTGGTGGCCTGGGGCTGGGGCCTGCTGATCGCGGTCAGCGCCGGCGTGCTCGCCGGTTTCGGGATCGGATCCGTGCCGCTGCTGCGCAACCTCACCGCCTCCACGGTGGAGTTCCTCCGGCCGATCCCGTCGGTCGCGCTGATCCCGCTCGCGGTCCTTCTCTACGGTACGGAGATCGGCTCCTCGCTCCTGCTGATCTGTTATGCGGCGTTCTGGCAGGTGCTCGTCCAGGTGCTCTACGGCGTCGCCGACGTGGACCCGGTCGCCTACGAGACCGCGCGCAGCTACCGGTTCTCGGCGGCCGCCCGGGTCCGGCACGTGCTCTGGCCGACCGCCCTGCCCTACGTCTTCACCGGCGTGCGGCTCGCCGCGTCCGTGGCGCTCATCCTGGCGATCACCGCGGAGCTGGTGATCGGGTCGCCGGGGCTGGGCAAGGACATCGCCGTGGCCCAGGCCTCCGAGGCCGTGCCGACCATGTACGCGCTGATCGTCGTCACCGGCATCCTCGGCGTGCTGATCAACCTGCTGGCTCGTACCGGCGAGCGCCGCCTGCTCGCCTGGCACCAGTCGGTCCGCGGGGAGGTGCCGGCATGA
- a CDS encoding ABC transporter substrate-binding protein, with protein MRRRLLAGMVAVALAGTLTACGTSSDSDSAGGDSGSVDKVKVGVIPIIDVAPIYLGQKQGFFSKRNIELTMEAGQGGAAIVPGVVSGQFQFGFSNWTSLMIAQSKNVPIKAVAAGVSSTGVQGKDFGAVVVKGDSPIKTAADLAGKKISVNTLKNIGDTITRQSVRKAGGDPSKIEFVEMPFPNMPAALDGGQVDAAWVVEPTLTAVKAAGGREVASTFVDAAPDLSVAAYFASTELIGKNPDLVKRFTEAINESLAYADANPEAVRTVLADYTKIDEKNRAALILPKWPVAINEASVQTLATLGVEDGIFAEAPDLEKLLP; from the coding sequence ATGCGGCGGCGACTCCTCGCGGGGATGGTGGCGGTGGCCCTCGCCGGCACCCTGACGGCGTGCGGCACCTCCAGTGACTCCGATTCCGCGGGCGGCGACAGCGGCAGCGTCGACAAGGTGAAGGTCGGCGTCATCCCGATCATCGACGTGGCGCCCATCTACCTGGGCCAGAAGCAGGGCTTCTTCAGCAAGCGGAACATCGAGCTGACCATGGAGGCCGGCCAGGGCGGCGCGGCCATCGTGCCCGGCGTGGTGAGCGGTCAGTTCCAGTTCGGCTTCAGCAACTGGACCTCGCTGATGATCGCGCAGAGCAAGAACGTGCCGATCAAGGCGGTCGCCGCGGGCGTCTCCTCCACCGGCGTGCAGGGCAAGGACTTCGGCGCCGTGGTGGTCAAGGGCGACAGCCCGATCAAGACCGCCGCTGACCTGGCCGGCAAGAAGATCTCGGTGAACACGCTGAAGAACATCGGCGACACCATCACCCGGCAGTCCGTGCGCAAGGCCGGCGGCGACCCCTCGAAGATCGAGTTCGTCGAGATGCCGTTCCCGAACATGCCGGCCGCGCTGGACGGCGGCCAGGTCGACGCCGCGTGGGTGGTCGAGCCGACACTGACCGCGGTCAAGGCGGCCGGCGGCCGTGAGGTGGCTTCCACGTTCGTGGACGCCGCGCCGGACCTGTCGGTGGCCGCGTACTTCGCCTCGACCGAGCTGATCGGCAAGAACCCGGACCTGGTCAAGCGGTTCACCGAGGCGATCAACGAGTCGCTCGCGTACGCCGACGCGAACCCGGAAGCGGTCCGCACGGTCCTCGCCGACTACACCAAGATCGACGAGAAGAACCGCGCCGCGCTGATCCTGCCGAAGTGGCCCGTCGCGATCAACGAGGCCTCGGTGCAGACCCTGGCCACGCTGGGTGTGGAGGACGGCATCTTCGCCGAGGCCCCGGACCTGGAGAAGCTGCTCCCGTGA
- a CDS encoding IclR family transcriptional regulator domain-containing protein: MPREPYYVQSLERGLAVIRAFDAHHRQLTLSDVARTCGLTRAAARRFLLTLTDLGYVRTDGRLFSLAPRVLDLGYSFLSSLSLPEVAEPHLERLVARVHESSSLSVLDGDDVVYVARVPTSRIMRVAINVGTRFPAYATSMGRVLLAALPESELDAYLGKVKLEPLTDRTIASPGELRAEIARVREQGHALVDQELEEGLRALAAPIRDRNGVAAGAVNVSIHAARATVEEIRERLLPPLLEAAAAIEADLRIGSR; this comes from the coding sequence ATGCCGCGGGAACCGTACTACGTGCAGTCGTTGGAGCGGGGTCTCGCGGTGATCCGTGCCTTCGACGCACACCATCGCCAACTGACCCTCAGTGACGTGGCCCGGACCTGCGGGCTGACCCGTGCGGCGGCCCGCCGCTTCCTGCTCACGCTCACCGACCTGGGGTACGTGCGGACCGACGGCCGGCTGTTCTCCCTGGCACCGCGTGTTCTCGACCTGGGGTACTCGTTCCTCTCCAGCCTCTCCCTGCCGGAGGTCGCCGAGCCGCACCTGGAGCGTCTGGTGGCCCGGGTGCACGAGTCGTCGTCATTGTCCGTGCTGGACGGGGACGATGTGGTTTACGTGGCTCGTGTCCCAACCAGCAGGATCATGCGAGTTGCGATCAATGTCGGGACCCGCTTCCCGGCGTACGCGACGTCGATGGGCCGGGTGCTCCTCGCCGCGTTGCCGGAGAGCGAGCTCGACGCGTACCTGGGGAAAGTCAAGCTGGAACCACTGACCGACCGCACCATCGCCTCGCCGGGCGAGCTCCGCGCCGAGATCGCGCGGGTCCGCGAGCAGGGGCACGCGCTGGTCGACCAGGAGCTGGAGGAGGGGCTGCGGGCGCTGGCCGCGCCGATCCGGGACCGCAACGGGGTGGCGGCCGGCGCGGTCAACGTGTCCATCCACGCGGCGCGGGCGACCGTGGAGGAGATCCGGGAGAGGCTGCTGCCGCCGCTGCTCGAGGCCGCCGCGGCGATCGAGGCGGATCTGCGAATCGGATCGCGGTGA
- a CDS encoding putative bifunctional diguanylate cyclase/phosphodiesterase: MGWRTWLACGLGAAVLYTLLPSGGLARTLAITVALASITVMIIGARRNRSLVAGSWYVFAAGIASWVLGDVLYPIGLPFPSWADAFYLGAYPLLTVALFRLTRQRGPVWSGNLIDAAIIAVGLGIVYWTFLIEPIVADSSTPPLTRAVIAGYPTAGVLLCAVIIPILLRPGPRTASLWLLTAGSAVTLAGNVVYTLVPEAESRLLYAGYLVAYVLFAAAAAHPSMSRPVAGDGDSLGRSRLTVLTASTLLVPAVLLIRGDWHRWGVVAVGSMVLFVLVASRMSGYVTRVDSQARQLRHLAMHDDLTGLPNRRELEHRVTVVLAAGGGCTVIVIDLAGFRHINDRLGRAAGDQALIAVGELLRSCVRDGDLAARMGADEFAVLVRSGGTAAANRLLEALRHPVQAGEHELLLTARLGLASGGAGLTATELVRRADTARYAAKSSGTPLVVHTAELDECAEAAERLGADLRHSLDDGDFTVVYQPIVALRTGRVVAVEALVRWTHPIRGQVSPADFIPVAEDNGLIVELGEWIMRTACRQFARWRAELGDTAPQYVSVNVSARQLSEPGFPDVVAGILMDTGVPAAALLVEVTETALFGGGVAIDAVESLHRAGIRIALDDFGTGHSSLGLLRAVPVDVLKVDKSFVDEITEPGRQAVIVDALIHVSNGLGLRAVAEGVETAEQADYLRELGYDCAQGWHFGRPVAQPDFGAVALIPARTAVID; the protein is encoded by the coding sequence ATGGGGTGGCGCACCTGGCTGGCCTGCGGTCTCGGCGCCGCGGTGCTCTACACCCTGCTGCCCTCCGGTGGGCTCGCGCGGACCCTGGCGATCACCGTCGCGCTCGCCTCGATCACGGTCATGATCATCGGTGCTCGCCGGAACCGCTCGCTGGTCGCCGGCAGCTGGTACGTCTTCGCCGCCGGTATCGCCTCGTGGGTGCTCGGTGACGTCCTCTACCCGATCGGGCTGCCGTTCCCGTCCTGGGCGGACGCCTTCTACCTGGGCGCCTATCCGCTGCTGACGGTGGCGCTGTTCCGGCTCACCCGGCAGCGTGGGCCGGTGTGGTCCGGCAACCTGATCGACGCGGCGATCATCGCGGTCGGGCTCGGCATCGTCTACTGGACGTTCCTGATCGAGCCGATCGTGGCGGATTCGTCGACGCCGCCGCTGACCCGAGCGGTGATCGCCGGATATCCGACCGCCGGCGTCCTGCTCTGCGCGGTGATCATTCCGATCCTGCTGCGCCCCGGACCCCGGACCGCGAGCCTGTGGCTGCTCACCGCGGGCAGCGCGGTGACCCTGGCCGGCAACGTGGTCTACACGCTGGTGCCGGAGGCCGAGAGCCGCCTGCTCTACGCCGGCTACCTGGTCGCCTACGTGCTCTTCGCCGCTGCGGCGGCCCACCCGTCGATGAGCCGGCCGGTGGCCGGCGACGGCGACAGCCTCGGCCGCAGCCGGCTGACCGTGCTCACCGCCTCGACGCTGCTGGTCCCGGCCGTGCTGCTGATCCGCGGTGACTGGCACCGCTGGGGCGTCGTCGCGGTCGGCTCGATGGTGCTGTTCGTGCTGGTCGCCAGCCGGATGTCCGGATATGTCACGCGGGTCGACAGCCAGGCCCGCCAGCTGCGGCACCTGGCCATGCACGACGACCTGACCGGCCTGCCGAACCGCCGCGAGCTGGAACACCGGGTGACCGTCGTGCTCGCCGCAGGTGGCGGCTGCACGGTGATCGTGATCGACCTGGCCGGCTTCCGGCACATCAACGACCGGCTCGGGCGCGCGGCCGGCGACCAGGCCTTGATCGCGGTCGGTGAGCTGCTGCGATCCTGCGTGCGTGACGGCGACCTGGCCGCGCGGATGGGCGCCGACGAGTTCGCGGTGCTGGTCCGCTCCGGCGGCACGGCCGCCGCCAACCGGCTGCTCGAAGCGCTGCGTCATCCGGTCCAGGCCGGCGAGCACGAACTGCTGCTCACCGCCCGGCTCGGCCTGGCGTCCGGTGGCGCCGGGCTGACCGCCACCGAACTCGTGCGACGCGCGGACACCGCGCGATACGCGGCCAAATCATCGGGTACGCCCCTGGTCGTCCACACCGCCGAACTGGACGAATGCGCCGAGGCCGCCGAGCGGCTCGGCGCCGACCTGCGGCACAGCCTGGACGACGGCGACTTCACCGTCGTCTACCAGCCGATCGTGGCGCTGCGCACCGGCCGCGTCGTCGCCGTCGAAGCCCTGGTCCGCTGGACGCACCCGATCCGCGGCCAGGTCAGCCCGGCCGACTTCATCCCGGTCGCCGAGGACAACGGCCTGATCGTCGAGCTCGGTGAGTGGATCATGCGGACCGCCTGCCGGCAGTTCGCCCGGTGGCGCGCCGAGCTCGGCGACACCGCGCCGCAGTACGTCAGCGTCAACGTCTCCGCCCGCCAGCTCAGCGAACCCGGCTTCCCGGACGTCGTCGCCGGCATCCTGATGGACACCGGCGTCCCCGCTGCCGCCCTGCTCGTCGAGGTCACCGAGACGGCGCTCTTCGGCGGGGGAGTGGCGATCGACGCCGTGGAGAGCCTGCACCGCGCCGGCATCCGGATCGCCCTGGACGACTTCGGCACCGGGCACTCGTCGCTCGGCCTGCTGCGGGCCGTGCCGGTCGACGTCCTCAAGGTCGACAAGTCGTTCGTGGACGAGATCACCGAACCGGGCCGCCAGGCGGTGATCGTGGACGCGCTGATCCACGTCAGCAACGGGCTCGGCCTGCGGGCCGTCGCGGAGGGCGTGGAGACCGCGGAGCAGGCCGATTACCTGCGCGAACTCGGGTACGACTGCGCGCAGGGCTGGCATTTCGGCCGCCCGGTCGCCCAGCCCGATTTCGGCGCGGTCGCGTTGATCCCCGCTAGGACCGCTGTGATTGACTAG
- a CDS encoding TetR/AcrR family transcriptional regulator — protein MTAGPAAATRPHNRKQLIVEAAGQVFSERGYHAASMEEIAAGVGISAAALYRHFPNKYALFAECANVMVDRLVAALDEAPPETSLADLLAALIRVTVAHRASGGLYRWEARYLDRDDRRLLRTKFAQVVDRVTEVVRREHPMPGERLRAVAALGAIGSVTMHHTTIAQRRLEELLLESAMRVVATDPSATPGSAGLVELPAQPVPRTRRAEILAAAIPLFARDGFANVTNGQIAQAVGLAPSAIYRHYPGKVDILVAACLQAAGLLTQAVDRSLHQAAGPRETVVALTAAYVAYSFEHNALNSVAEAEIRGLPADLRRPLLVAQREHIAVWEQQLRSARPELDPRQARLLAHAGFGVVVEAGRALRWQDTPGNRDAVTALVTGALTI, from the coding sequence GTGACCGCCGGGCCGGCCGCGGCGACCCGCCCGCACAACCGTAAGCAGCTCATCGTCGAAGCGGCAGGTCAGGTGTTCAGCGAGCGCGGCTATCACGCCGCCTCGATGGAGGAGATCGCCGCCGGCGTGGGGATCAGCGCCGCCGCGCTGTACCGGCACTTCCCGAACAAGTACGCGCTCTTCGCCGAGTGCGCGAACGTCATGGTGGACCGCCTCGTCGCGGCCCTCGACGAGGCGCCGCCCGAGACGTCGCTCGCCGACCTGCTCGCCGCGCTGATCCGCGTCACCGTCGCGCACCGCGCGTCCGGCGGCCTGTACCGCTGGGAGGCCCGTTACCTCGACCGCGACGACCGCCGGCTGCTGCGCACGAAGTTCGCCCAGGTCGTGGACCGGGTGACCGAGGTGGTGCGACGGGAGCACCCGATGCCCGGTGAGCGGCTGCGCGCGGTGGCGGCGCTCGGCGCGATCGGATCGGTGACGATGCACCACACCACGATCGCCCAGCGCCGGCTCGAGGAGCTGCTGCTGGAGTCCGCGATGCGGGTGGTCGCCACCGATCCGTCCGCCACGCCTGGCAGCGCCGGGCTCGTCGAGTTGCCGGCGCAGCCGGTGCCCCGGACCCGGCGCGCCGAGATACTGGCCGCGGCCATCCCGCTCTTCGCCCGGGACGGGTTCGCGAACGTGACGAACGGGCAGATCGCCCAGGCGGTCGGGCTCGCCCCGTCCGCGATCTACCGGCACTACCCCGGCAAGGTGGACATCCTGGTGGCCGCGTGCCTGCAGGCGGCCGGCCTGCTGACCCAGGCGGTGGACCGCAGTCTCCACCAGGCGGCCGGCCCGCGGGAGACGGTGGTCGCGCTGACCGCGGCGTACGTCGCCTACAGCTTCGAGCACAACGCCCTCAACAGCGTCGCCGAAGCCGAGATCCGCGGGTTGCCGGCCGACCTGCGCCGGCCCCTGCTGGTCGCCCAGCGAGAGCACATCGCGGTCTGGGAGCAGCAGCTCCGCTCGGCCCGCCCGGAGCTGGATCCGCGTCAGGCCCGGCTGCTCGCGCACGCCGGGTTCGGTGTGGTGGTGGAGGCCGGGCGCGCCCTGCGCTGGCAGGACACGCCCGGCAACCGGGACGCGGTCACCGCGCTGGTGACCGGCGCCCTGACGATCTAA
- a CDS encoding oxygenase MpaB family protein: MQNLSRRSVLTLGAALGIAGAAAPSAAWGWSSAGSIAGTDTVTDPWGVWDDDTDPLLASLLENGQIPAVNTAFASWRRNGDALPAGVPADLTAWLQRHNKLPAWADQAKLARAAQFNKRMSMYLFLLYGLGSGIMSTVIPREARNVYWSEGGGDMKARAAKTFTYGYDLSAMDAFQPSGGFVVTSNKTRLTHAAVRHLLPQSAKWRAVTDDQDFIPISNGDILVTFHSLGTYVYGKLKQWGIRMSAAEEEAYLHQWQVALHLLGVRDDFIPASWAAAKQQSAYALTPIMGSTPEGVDLASILLNLVSQVDLGVTRGFQREFARYVLSDKIGDWLKLPRDYASRTLIEVGWPAYVAFREGLSPILPNSFSLFDRFVRGLAMLFLNNGTSPTYTPITIPTWNRPGT, translated from the coding sequence ATGCAAAATCTCAGCAGGAGAAGCGTTCTCACGCTCGGTGCCGCACTGGGCATCGCCGGCGCCGCGGCCCCCTCCGCCGCCTGGGGCTGGTCGTCCGCCGGATCGATCGCCGGCACTGACACGGTCACCGACCCCTGGGGGGTCTGGGACGACGACACCGATCCGCTGCTCGCCTCGCTGCTGGAGAACGGTCAGATCCCGGCCGTGAACACGGCGTTCGCGTCGTGGCGGCGCAACGGTGACGCGCTGCCGGCCGGCGTGCCCGCCGATCTCACCGCGTGGCTGCAGCGGCACAACAAGCTGCCCGCCTGGGCCGACCAGGCCAAGCTGGCCCGGGCCGCCCAGTTCAACAAGCGGATGAGCATGTACCTGTTCCTCCTCTACGGGCTGGGCAGCGGGATCATGAGCACGGTGATCCCGCGGGAGGCGCGCAACGTCTACTGGTCCGAGGGCGGCGGCGACATGAAGGCGCGCGCGGCCAAGACCTTCACCTACGGGTACGACCTGAGCGCGATGGACGCGTTCCAGCCGTCCGGCGGTTTCGTCGTCACGTCGAACAAGACGCGGCTGACCCACGCGGCGGTCCGGCACCTGCTGCCGCAGTCGGCGAAGTGGCGGGCGGTCACCGACGACCAGGACTTCATCCCGATCAGCAACGGCGACATCCTGGTCACCTTCCACAGCCTCGGCACCTATGTGTACGGCAAGCTCAAGCAGTGGGGCATCCGGATGTCGGCCGCCGAGGAGGAGGCGTACCTGCACCAGTGGCAGGTCGCGCTGCACCTGCTGGGCGTGCGGGACGACTTCATCCCGGCGTCCTGGGCGGCGGCGAAGCAGCAGTCGGCGTACGCGCTGACCCCGATCATGGGGTCCACGCCGGAGGGCGTCGACCTGGCGAGCATCCTGCTGAACCTGGTCTCGCAGGTGGACCTCGGCGTGACCCGGGGCTTCCAGCGCGAGTTCGCCCGGTACGTGCTGAGCGACAAGATCGGTGACTGGCTGAAGCTGCCGCGGGACTACGCCTCCCGTACCCTGATCGAGGTCGGGTGGCCCGCCTACGTCGCGTTCCGCGAGGGGTTGTCGCCGATCCTCCCGAACAGCTTCTCGCTCTTCGACCGGTTCGTGCGCGGGCTGGCGATGCTGTTCCTCAACAACGGGACGTCGCCGACGTACACCCCGATCACGATCCCGACCTGGAACCGGCCGGGCACTTAG